A region of Athene noctua chromosome 12, bAthNoc1.hap1.1, whole genome shotgun sequence DNA encodes the following proteins:
- the CLK4 gene encoding dual specificity protein kinase CLK4, with protein sequence MYLFEHRIPAYNIQQRKLWQMRHSKQSHCPEWDDRKSWDQRKHSSSRKRRKRSHSSGQESKHYKPNHISESHYLDDRAINERDHHDRRYVEEYRNDFCEVYDHRHYHRDYEKSHHHHYSKSSGRSRKSSHKRKHKRHHCSSHQSHSKSHRRKRSRSVEDDEEGHLICESGDVLRARYEIVATLGEGAFGKVVECIDHDMRGMHVAVKIVKNVGRYREAARSEIQVLEHLNTMDPSSTFRCVQMLEWFDHHGHVCIVFELLGLSTYDFIKENSFLPFHINDIRNMAYQICQSINFLHHNKLTHTDLKPENILFVESDYIVKYNAKMKRDERTLKNTDIKVVDFGSATFDDEHHSTLVSTRHYRAPEVILALGWSQPCDVWSIGCILIEYYLGFTVFQTHDSKEHLAMMERILGPLPAHMIKKSRKHYFHHDQLDWDEHSSAGRYVRRRCKPLKEFMHCQDTDHQSLFDLVRRMLEYDPAKRITLDEALQHPFFEPINK encoded by the exons atGTACCTGTTTGAACACAGAATTCCTGCATATAACATCCAGCAACGGAAGCTG tggcAGATGCGGCATTCAAAACAATCTCATTGTCCTGAATGGGACGACAGAAAGAGCTGGGATCAAAGAAAGCACAGTAGCAGCCGTAAACGCAGGAAAAGGTCCCACAGCAGCGGACAAGAAAGCAAGCACTATAAACCCAATCACATTTCAGAAAG tcatTATTTGGACGATAGAGCCataaatgaaagagaccatcaTGACCGGAGATATGTTGAGGAATACAGAAATGACTTCTGTGAAGTATATGACCACAGGCATTATCACAGAGACTATGAAAAGAGTCACCATCATCACTATAGCAAATCCTCTGGTCGGAGCAGGAAAAGTAGTCATAAAAGGAAGCATAAGAGGCATCATTGCTCCAGTCACCAATCACATTCG AAGAGTCACcgaaggaaaagatccaggagTGTAGAGGATGATGAGGAGGGTCACCTGATCTGTGAAAGTGGAGACGTTCTAAGAgcaagat ATGAAATTGTTGCGACTTTAGGAGAAGGAGCTTTTGGAAAAGTAGTGGAGTGCATAGATCATGATAT gagAGGAATGCACGTAGCAGTTAAAATTGTGAAAAATGTTGGTAGATACCGGGAGGCAGCCCGTTCAGAAATACAGGTGTTGGAACACTTAAACACCATGGATCCAAGCAGCACTTT ccgCTGTGTCCAGATGCTTGAATGGTTTGATCATCATGGCCATGTTTGCATTGTTTTTGAACTACTGGGACTTAGTACTTACGACTTTATTAAGGAAAACAGCTTTCTGCCATTTCATATTAATGATATTAGAAATATGGCTTACCAGATCTGCCAGTCTATAAACT ttttacACCATAATAAACTAACTCATACGGATTTAAAGCCTGAAAATATCTTGTTTGTGGAGTCTGATTACATAGTGAAGTACAATGCCAAAATG AAGCGAGATGAACGCACTTTAAAAAACACAGATATCAAGGTCGTTGATTTTGGAAGTGCAACTTTTGATGATGAGCATCACAGCACTTTAGTGTCTACACGACATTATAGGGCTCCTGAGGTTATTTTAG CACTGGGATGGTCCCAGCCTTGTGATGTATGGAGTATTGGTTGTATTCTGATTGAGTATTACCTAGGATTTACAGTGTTTCAG ACACATGATAGCAAAGAACACTTGGCAATGATGGAAAGAATACTGGGCCCTCTGCCAGCTCACATGATCAAGAAATCCAG AAAGCATTATTTTCACCACGACCAATTGGACTGGGATGAACATAGTTCTGCAGGAAGATATGTTAGGAGACGCTGTAAGCCTTTAAAG gaatTCATGCATTGCCAGGACACAGATCATCAAAGTCTGTTTGACCTTGTTCGCAGGATGCTGGAATATGATCCAGCCAAAAGAATTACTCTTGATGAAGCCTTGCAGCATCCTTTTTTTgaaccaataaataaataa